From the genome of Geothrix sp. 21YS21S-4, one region includes:
- a CDS encoding DUF748 domain-containing protein, protein MTRSPSPHETAPRTGVKGFFRRRWVRVIGGIVLAFAVFTVALLFVDEPLRRQMERRMNDKLQGYQVEIPRLHLSLLGGSITLRDLKVRQVANPEPPILLLPYLKASVQWRELLSGRLVADFRLERPQVHINLIQLQQEQANPTPVKDQGWQDAVEQIYPLKINLVRIHDAHVVYIDKDPKNPLTLSHLELVANNIRNIHSADRDYPSPFHASGVVFDTGRASVDGHADFLAKPIPSVQTAFRVENVPMAAARAVIARANLDLRGGTFGVNGDLEYSPKVKTARVANLTVRDLHLDYIHTAATASAEAARKDQVVSAAKQASKSEIALSLEELEVSRSTLGFVNRAAKPNYRVYMADTRISLHNVTNQNGLGPARGQLSGRFMGSGPARGKAVFHPGKAGPNFDLDLQVEGTSLETLNDMLRAHGGFDVSKGTFSVYSQVRVQDQQLSGYVKPFFKDVNVYDRQMDKDKSFFRRLYERLVGLAARILENRRDEVATKVELRGSLNDPNSNIWQVIGRLLQNAFIRALLPGFDRGAPAPAGDPKKAEKDQPPPKKQKPAEKPEAPKAKPKVEAPA, encoded by the coding sequence GTGACGCGTTCCCCCAGCCCCCACGAAACGGCCCCCCGCACCGGCGTGAAGGGCTTCTTCCGCAGGCGGTGGGTCCGCGTCATCGGCGGAATCGTCCTCGCCTTCGCGGTGTTCACCGTGGCCCTCCTGTTCGTCGACGAGCCCCTCCGCCGGCAGATGGAGCGCCGGATGAACGACAAGCTGCAGGGCTACCAGGTGGAGATCCCCCGCCTGCACCTGTCGCTCCTGGGCGGCTCCATCACCCTCCGGGACCTGAAGGTCCGCCAGGTCGCCAATCCCGAGCCCCCGATCCTGCTGCTCCCCTACCTCAAGGCCAGCGTGCAGTGGCGGGAGCTGCTCAGCGGCCGGCTGGTGGCGGATTTCCGCCTGGAGCGGCCCCAGGTCCACATCAACCTGATCCAGCTCCAGCAGGAGCAGGCCAACCCCACGCCGGTGAAGGACCAGGGCTGGCAGGACGCGGTGGAGCAGATCTATCCCCTGAAGATCAACCTCGTGCGGATCCACGACGCGCACGTGGTCTACATCGACAAGGATCCGAAGAACCCCCTGACCCTCTCCCACCTGGAGCTGGTGGCCAACAACATCCGGAACATCCACTCGGCGGACCGCGACTACCCCTCGCCCTTCCACGCCTCCGGCGTCGTGTTCGACACGGGCCGGGCGTCGGTGGACGGCCACGCGGACTTCCTGGCCAAGCCCATCCCCAGCGTCCAGACGGCCTTCCGGGTGGAGAACGTGCCCATGGCCGCGGCGCGGGCCGTCATCGCCCGGGCCAACCTGGACCTCCGCGGCGGCACCTTCGGCGTCAACGGGGACCTGGAGTATTCCCCCAAGGTGAAGACCGCCCGCGTCGCCAACCTCACCGTCCGCGACCTGCACCTGGATTACATCCACACCGCGGCCACCGCCAGCGCCGAGGCGGCGCGGAAGGACCAGGTGGTCTCGGCGGCGAAGCAGGCCTCCAAGTCGGAGATCGCCCTGAGCCTGGAGGAGCTGGAGGTTTCGCGCAGCACGCTGGGATTCGTGAACCGCGCCGCCAAGCCCAACTACCGCGTCTACATGGCGGACACCCGCATCAGCCTGCACAACGTCACCAACCAGAACGGCCTCGGGCCCGCCCGCGGCCAGCTCTCGGGCCGGTTCATGGGCAGCGGCCCCGCCCGGGGAAAGGCGGTCTTCCATCCCGGGAAGGCCGGTCCCAATTTCGACCTCGACCTGCAGGTGGAAGGCACCTCCCTGGAGACGCTCAACGACATGCTGCGGGCCCACGGGGGATTCGACGTCTCCAAGGGCACGTTCTCGGTCTACAGCCAGGTCCGGGTGCAGGACCAGCAGCTCTCCGGCTACGTGAAGCCCTTCTTCAAGGACGTGAATGTCTACGACCGCCAGATGGACAAGGACAAGTCGTTCTTCCGCCGGCTGTACGAGCGGCTGGTGGGCCTCGCGGCGCGGATCCTGGAGAACCGCCGCGACGAAGTGGCCACCAAGGTCGAGCTGCGCGGCTCCCTCAACGATCCCAATTCGAACATCTGGCAGGTGATCGGCCGGCTGCTGCAGAACGCCTTCATCCGCGCGCTGCTGCCCGGCTTCGACCGGGGCGCGCCGGCCCCCGCGGGCGATCCCAAAAAGGCGGAAAAGGATCAGCCTCCGCCGAAGAAGCAGAAACCCGCGGAAAAGCCCGAAGCGCCGAAGGCCAAACCGAAGGTGGAGGCGCCGGCCTGA
- a CDS encoding NRAMP family divalent metal transporter: MNPPPVSRPSEAERKKGDGPWSWIGPGLVTGAADDDPSGIATYSQVGSRFGLGMLWTLVFSYPLMAGVQEISARLGLVTGRGLAANIRDKFPSPILITAILLLMVANTLNIAANIGAMAAALQMVAGGPQLVYVGGFGLVCLLLQLFIPYHSYVAILKWLCVSLFAYVAVLFAVKVPWLRVLRYSFLPWMRWSKDAVTAVVAVLGTTISPYLFFWQASEEVEEQELDPNAQPLKEAPEQGEIQLRRMRPQTWAGMAFSTLVAFAILLTGAVVLNAHGVRDIETTRQAAEALRPVAGRFAFLLFGLGVIGSGLLSVPVLAGSCAYAMAEARRWPMGLEKKAGRARRFYGVIAITTLGGTLLNFTGMDPMKGLFLSAVVNGVAAAPILGMLMLLTARADVMGEFTLPPWLKVLGWSATAVMAAVSLGLFAFMRP, from the coding sequence ATGAACCCACCCCCCGTTTCCCGGCCCTCCGAAGCCGAGCGCAAGAAGGGCGACGGCCCCTGGAGCTGGATCGGCCCCGGCCTGGTGACGGGCGCGGCCGACGACGATCCCAGCGGCATCGCCACCTATTCCCAGGTGGGCAGCCGGTTCGGCCTGGGGATGCTGTGGACCCTGGTCTTCTCCTATCCGCTGATGGCCGGCGTGCAGGAAATCAGCGCCCGCCTGGGCCTGGTGACGGGCCGGGGGCTCGCCGCCAACATCCGCGACAAGTTCCCCTCGCCGATCCTCATCACGGCGATCCTCCTCCTGATGGTGGCCAACACCCTCAACATCGCGGCCAACATCGGCGCCATGGCGGCGGCCCTCCAGATGGTCGCGGGAGGCCCTCAGCTCGTCTACGTGGGCGGGTTCGGCCTCGTGTGCCTGCTGCTGCAGCTCTTCATTCCGTACCACAGCTACGTCGCCATCCTCAAATGGCTGTGCGTCAGCCTGTTCGCCTACGTGGCGGTGCTGTTCGCGGTGAAGGTGCCCTGGCTGCGGGTGCTCCGGTACTCCTTCCTCCCCTGGATGCGGTGGTCGAAGGACGCCGTCACGGCGGTGGTGGCGGTCCTGGGCACCACCATCAGCCCCTACCTCTTCTTCTGGCAGGCGTCCGAAGAAGTGGAGGAACAGGAGCTGGATCCCAACGCCCAGCCGCTGAAGGAAGCCCCCGAGCAGGGCGAGATTCAGCTCCGGCGGATGCGGCCGCAGACCTGGGCCGGGATGGCCTTTTCCACTCTCGTCGCCTTCGCCATCCTGCTCACCGGCGCGGTGGTCCTGAACGCCCACGGCGTGCGCGACATCGAGACGACGCGCCAGGCGGCGGAAGCCCTGCGCCCCGTGGCCGGCCGCTTCGCTTTCCTGCTGTTCGGGCTGGGGGTGATCGGCTCCGGGCTCCTGTCGGTGCCCGTCCTGGCGGGATCCTGCGCCTACGCGATGGCCGAGGCCCGCCGCTGGCCCATGGGCCTGGAGAAGAAGGCCGGGCGGGCCCGGCGCTTCTACGGGGTGATCGCGATCACCACCCTGGGAGGCACGCTGCTGAACTTCACTGGGATGGACCCCATGAAGGGCCTGTTCCTCAGCGCCGTGGTCAACGGCGTGGCCGCCGCGCCGATCCTGGGGATGCTGATGCTGCTCACCGCCCGCGCGGACGTGATGGGCGAGTTCACCCTGCCTCCCTGGCTGAAGGTGCTGGGGTGGTCCGCGACAGCTGTGATGGCGGCGGTGAGCCTCGGCCTGTTCGCATTCATGCGCCCCTGA
- a CDS encoding AI-2E family transporter yields MRTLVSAGLIAAGVWVLGRMLPVILVLLAALMLVGTLGPIMRWLGNRGLSRNASIAVVFSALLLGILLFGLLTAPALVTQAGAFFDHEPVLRGRLAERLSRSRLTLPLAEVLQTVRYGDLVKAGAAHAVDLSTRIVVAGAYVVSAFFLALYIMVDQDRLRGGLYALVPRNHHIRFSRILLNLEAIVGGYIRGQLVTSALMAVFVFLLLVGCGASSATSIAVAIFAAVADVLPYIGPFFAVGAVLLAVASKGPVVLLIALVLMLVYEEMESRLLLPRIYSRTLRLPSSVVFFSLLAGGTLLGIVGAFLALPVAAAIRMLTRELRMEMPGETETPRDVQAREREARCTEEYARKTAGMRAAEAAPIALALAGSYRSEESA; encoded by the coding sequence ATGCGGACGCTCGTCAGCGCGGGGCTGATCGCGGCGGGCGTGTGGGTCCTGGGCCGGATGCTGCCGGTGATCCTGGTGCTCCTGGCGGCGCTGATGCTCGTGGGCACGCTGGGCCCGATCATGCGGTGGCTGGGCAACCGCGGGCTGTCGCGCAACGCCAGCATCGCCGTGGTGTTCTCCGCGCTGCTGCTGGGAATCCTCCTGTTCGGCCTGCTCACCGCGCCGGCCCTGGTCACCCAGGCCGGGGCGTTCTTCGACCATGAGCCGGTCCTGCGCGGGCGGCTGGCGGAACGGCTGAGCCGCTCCCGCCTGACCCTGCCCCTCGCGGAGGTCCTCCAGACGGTGCGCTACGGGGATCTGGTGAAGGCGGGCGCGGCCCATGCCGTGGACCTCTCCACCCGCATCGTCGTCGCCGGCGCCTACGTGGTCAGCGCCTTCTTCCTGGCCCTGTACATCATGGTGGACCAGGACCGGCTGCGGGGCGGGCTCTACGCGCTGGTGCCGCGGAACCACCACATCCGCTTCTCCCGAATCCTGCTCAACCTCGAAGCCATCGTGGGCGGCTACATCCGCGGGCAGCTGGTGACGTCCGCCCTGATGGCGGTCTTCGTCTTCCTGCTGCTGGTGGGGTGCGGCGCCTCCAGCGCCACGTCCATCGCCGTGGCGATCTTCGCCGCCGTGGCCGACGTGCTGCCGTACATCGGCCCCTTCTTCGCCGTGGGCGCGGTCCTCCTGGCGGTGGCCTCCAAAGGCCCGGTGGTCCTGCTTATCGCCCTCGTCCTCATGCTGGTCTACGAGGAGATGGAAAGTCGGCTGCTCCTCCCCCGCATCTATAGTCGGACCCTGCGCCTGCCCTCCTCGGTGGTGTTCTTCTCCCTCTTGGCCGGCGGCACCCTGCTGGGGATCGTGGGCGCCTTCCTGGCCCTCCCAGTGGCCGCCGCCATCCGGATGCTGACCCGCGAACTGCGGATGGAGATGCCCGGCGAGACGGAGACCCCGCGCGATGTCCAGGCGCGGGAACGGGAAGCCCGCTGCACAGAGGAATACGCGCGGAAGACGGCGGGCATGCGCGCCGCGGAGGCCGCGCCCATCGCGCTGGCCCTCGCCGGGAGCTATCGCAGCGAGGAGAGCGCATGA
- a CDS encoding FAD-dependent oxidoreductase has protein sequence MPEAFPESRSLWMTEAIPLPPALDRSVEADVCVVGAGIAGLTTAYLLARAGKSVVVLDKGPIGGGQTERTTAHLANAIDDRYVQIERLHGREGARLAAESHTEAIAWIEHIAEQEKIACDFLRVDGHLFLSPGDPLDLLMNELEAARRAGLSQVELLERAPLAGFDTGPCLRFPAQAQFHPLKYLAGLARGFTRLGGRIFSEAPVEKVAGGKVAAVTTRGGQTVTAAAVVVATNSPINDMFAMHTKQYAYRTYAISAPIPRGSVPLGLYWDTQEAYHYVRVQPGGDDATDFLIVGGEDHHTGHDDEGTARYGKLEAWARERFPTMGKVAFRWSGQVLETIDGLAFIGRNPMDADNVFIITGDSGMGMTHGTLGGILVSDLILGRKETEGWAKLYEPSRKTLRALGTFAKEASQMAWQYTDWLTPGEVASADEIPTGSGAILRRGLAKVAAYRDEKGLVHEVSATCPHLGGVVCWNAAERTWDCPCHGSRFDRLGKVIAGPAITDLAPAEEAGD, from the coding sequence ATGCCTGAAGCCTTTCCTGAAAGCCGCTCCCTCTGGATGACGGAGGCCATTCCCCTTCCCCCCGCTTTGGACCGGAGCGTAGAGGCCGACGTCTGCGTGGTGGGGGCCGGCATCGCCGGGCTCACCACCGCCTACCTCCTCGCCCGGGCCGGCAAGTCCGTGGTGGTGCTCGACAAGGGGCCCATCGGCGGCGGGCAGACGGAGCGCACCACCGCGCATCTGGCGAACGCCATCGACGACCGCTACGTGCAGATCGAGCGGCTCCACGGGCGGGAGGGCGCGCGGCTGGCGGCGGAGAGCCACACCGAAGCCATCGCGTGGATCGAGCACATCGCGGAGCAGGAGAAGATCGCCTGCGACTTCCTGCGCGTGGACGGCCACCTGTTCTTGTCGCCCGGGGATCCCCTGGATCTCCTGATGAACGAGCTGGAGGCCGCGCGGCGGGCGGGCCTCTCCCAGGTGGAACTCCTGGAACGGGCGCCCCTGGCGGGCTTCGACACCGGCCCTTGCCTCCGCTTTCCCGCCCAGGCCCAGTTCCATCCCCTGAAGTACCTGGCGGGCCTGGCCCGGGGCTTCACGCGGCTGGGTGGGCGGATCTTCTCCGAAGCTCCCGTGGAAAAGGTCGCGGGCGGGAAGGTCGCCGCCGTGACCACCCGGGGCGGCCAGACCGTCACCGCCGCGGCGGTGGTGGTGGCCACCAACTCGCCCATCAACGACATGTTCGCGATGCACACCAAGCAGTACGCCTACCGGACCTACGCCATCAGCGCGCCCATCCCGCGGGGTTCCGTCCCCCTCGGCCTCTACTGGGACACCCAGGAGGCCTACCACTACGTGCGGGTGCAGCCCGGCGGCGACGACGCGACGGACTTCCTGATCGTCGGCGGCGAGGACCACCACACCGGCCACGACGACGAGGGGACCGCCCGCTACGGAAAGCTGGAAGCCTGGGCCCGGGAGCGCTTCCCGACGATGGGGAAGGTGGCGTTCCGCTGGTCCGGCCAGGTGCTGGAGACCATCGACGGCCTGGCCTTCATCGGGCGGAATCCCATGGACGCCGACAACGTGTTCATCATCACCGGGGACTCGGGCATGGGCATGACCCACGGCACGCTGGGCGGGATCCTCGTCAGCGACCTGATCCTGGGGCGGAAGGAGACCGAAGGCTGGGCCAAGCTGTACGAGCCCTCCCGCAAGACCCTCCGCGCCCTCGGGACGTTCGCCAAGGAGGCCTCGCAGATGGCCTGGCAGTACACCGACTGGCTCACGCCGGGAGAAGTGGCGTCCGCCGACGAGATCCCCACCGGCTCGGGCGCCATTCTCCGGCGCGGGCTGGCCAAGGTCGCCGCCTACCGGGACGAGAAGGGCCTCGTCCACGAGGTGTCGGCGACCTGTCCCCACCTCGGCGGCGTCGTGTGCTGGAACGCGGCGGAACGCACCTGGGACTGCCCCTGCCACGGCTCCCGCTTCGATCGGCTGGGCAAGGTGATCGCGGGGCCCGCCATCACGGATCTCGCGCCGGCCGAAGAAGCGGGGGACTAG
- a CDS encoding DUF948 domain-containing protein has protein sequence MSSTLQIVLILAIVLLVGAAVPLLLQVRRTAQTFERFLQGAQRDLAQIAGDVHASRVRLDGLSDSLRESIDEVSGFARVLGEAGRTVKDVNGRVKQGIDLASSLVESMRGGFRNLLPTLFKSRPAQ, from the coding sequence ATGTCCTCGACCCTCCAGATCGTCCTCATTCTGGCCATCGTCCTCCTCGTGGGCGCGGCGGTCCCCCTGCTCCTGCAAGTGCGCCGCACGGCGCAGACCTTCGAAAGATTTCTCCAGGGCGCCCAACGGGACCTCGCCCAGATCGCCGGCGACGTCCACGCGTCGCGGGTGCGGCTGGACGGCCTGAGCGATTCCCTGCGGGAATCCATCGACGAGGTGTCCGGCTTCGCCCGCGTCCTGGGCGAGGCCGGGCGCACGGTGAAGGACGTCAACGGGCGGGTGAAGCAGGGCATCGACCTGGCCTCTTCGCTGGTCGAAAGCATGCGGGGCGGCTTCCGGAACCTGCTGCCGACCCTCTTCAAGTCCCGCCCCGCCCAATAG
- the dps gene encoding DNA starvation/stationary phase protection protein Dps, translating into MAVQAVLFDAKTTTTLVNLLNQALADTIDLAYQTKQAHWNVKGSNFYALHLLFDSLYTQLSTFVDELAERTVTMGGQALGTVRVAGQKSRLEEYPLDAKDSTTHVKALVARFQGYTKNVREAIHKAEELEDQDTADLFTSVSRAMDKALWMLRAHLEVA; encoded by the coding sequence ATGGCCGTTCAAGCCGTCCTTTTCGACGCGAAGACCACCACCACGCTGGTAAACCTGCTGAACCAGGCCCTGGCCGACACCATCGACCTGGCCTACCAGACCAAGCAGGCCCACTGGAACGTGAAGGGCTCGAACTTCTACGCCCTGCACCTGCTGTTCGACTCCCTCTACACGCAGCTCTCCACCTTCGTGGACGAGCTGGCGGAGCGCACCGTCACCATGGGCGGGCAGGCGCTGGGAACCGTCCGCGTGGCAGGGCAGAAATCCCGGCTGGAGGAATACCCCCTCGACGCCAAGGACAGCACCACCCACGTCAAGGCGCTGGTGGCGCGCTTCCAGGGCTACACCAAGAACGTGCGCGAGGCCATCCACAAGGCGGAGGAACTGGAGGACCAGGACACCGCCGACCTGTTCACCAGCGTCAGCCGCGCCATGGACAAGGCCCTGTGGATGCTCCGCGCCCACCTGGAAGTCGCCTGA
- a CDS encoding lmo0937 family membrane protein, whose translation MLWTIAVVLLVLWALGLVSAYTIGGFIHLLLVIAIILILIRIIQGRRPI comes from the coding sequence ATGCTCTGGACCATCGCAGTCGTGCTTCTCGTCCTCTGGGCCCTCGGCCTCGTGAGCGCCTACACCATCGGCGGCTTCATCCACCTGCTCCTGGTGATCGCCATCATCCTCATCCTCATCCGCATCATCCAGGGACGGCGCCCCATCTGA
- a CDS encoding YihY/virulence factor BrkB family protein, whose amino-acid sequence MWLLMKETVLAWIEDRAASMGASLAYYTLFSMAPLLLIALSVAGLVFGQEAARGEIFGQLRGLIGDNGAMVIQDLLDHVHRPGRGVSSMVIGVGILLIGATSVFTELKADLDLIWKTPKSPRSGLWSLITVRIMAVGLILAFGFLLVISLVLSAALTGLGSHVWGRIPYLLEVLNFLSFTFLATLLFALIYRFVPDARTPWPDVWAGAMVTSLLFAAGKALIGLYIGTSAVASAFGAAGGLVALLVWVYYSAMIFLFGAEFTKSWARRRLLPGPVPQVK is encoded by the coding sequence ATGTGGCTTCTGATGAAAGAGACCGTGCTCGCCTGGATCGAGGACCGCGCCGCCAGCATGGGCGCGTCGCTGGCGTACTACACCCTGTTCTCCATGGCGCCGCTGCTGCTGATCGCCCTGTCGGTGGCGGGCCTCGTCTTCGGCCAGGAGGCCGCCCGGGGCGAGATCTTCGGCCAGCTCCGCGGGCTGATCGGGGACAACGGGGCCATGGTCATCCAGGACCTGCTCGACCACGTCCACCGGCCGGGCCGGGGGGTGTCGTCCATGGTGATCGGCGTCGGCATCCTGCTGATCGGGGCCACGTCGGTCTTCACGGAGCTGAAGGCGGATCTGGATCTCATCTGGAAGACGCCCAAGTCCCCCCGGAGCGGCCTGTGGAGCCTCATCACGGTCCGGATCATGGCGGTGGGGCTGATCCTGGCGTTCGGGTTCCTGCTGGTCATCAGCCTGGTGCTCAGCGCGGCCCTGACGGGGCTCGGCTCCCACGTGTGGGGACGCATCCCCTACCTGCTCGAGGTGCTGAATTTCCTGAGTTTCACGTTCCTGGCTACCCTGCTGTTCGCCCTGATCTACCGCTTCGTGCCCGACGCCCGCACCCCGTGGCCGGACGTATGGGCGGGGGCGATGGTCACGTCCCTCCTGTTCGCCGCCGGAAAGGCCCTGATCGGGCTCTACATCGGCACCAGCGCCGTCGCCAGCGCCTTCGGCGCGGCCGGCGGGCTCGTGGCGCTGCTGGTGTGGGTCTACTACTCGGCGATGATCTTCCTGTTCGGCGCCGAGTTCACCAAGAGCTGGGCCCGCCGCCGCCTGCTTCCGGGCCCCGTCCCCCAAGTGAAGTAG
- a CDS encoding PqqD family peptide modification chaperone: protein MQPFPDASYLVQVPVRALASEPGEGEGVVLIRPKILSPRWAWLVRLMGKPNYRVKLDARGAAVWRACDGSRSVAEVAEAVSAAFPEDPETPRRTALFLRELAKGGFVRFA from the coding sequence ATGCAGCCCTTTCCCGATGCGTCCTACCTGGTGCAGGTCCCCGTGCGGGCCCTGGCCTCCGAGCCCGGCGAAGGGGAAGGCGTGGTCCTGATCCGGCCCAAGATCCTGTCGCCGCGGTGGGCGTGGCTGGTGCGGCTGATGGGGAAGCCCAACTACCGGGTGAAGCTGGACGCGCGCGGCGCCGCGGTGTGGCGCGCCTGCGACGGGAGCCGGAGCGTGGCGGAGGTGGCCGAAGCCGTCTCCGCCGCCTTCCCCGAGGATCCCGAGACCCCCCGCCGGACGGCCCTGTTCCTGCGGGAACTGGCCAAGGGCGGCTTCGTGCGTTTCGCCTAG
- a CDS encoding ATP-dependent Clp protease adaptor ClpS, protein MPKQPKEGSRVLTRQRAKVETPGLWKVILHNDDYTTQEFVVWLLRTVFGKTEPEATVIMLAVHRAGMGVAGLYTKDVAETRAERARQLAERESFPLLLTVEADHA, encoded by the coding sequence ATGCCCAAGCAGCCCAAGGAAGGGAGCCGGGTCCTCACCCGCCAGCGGGCGAAGGTGGAGACGCCGGGGCTGTGGAAGGTGATCCTCCACAACGACGACTACACCACCCAGGAATTCGTCGTGTGGCTCCTGCGGACGGTCTTCGGGAAGACCGAACCCGAGGCCACGGTCATCATGCTGGCGGTCCACCGCGCGGGGATGGGCGTCGCGGGCCTCTACACCAAGGACGTGGCCGAGACCCGCGCCGAGCGCGCCCGCCAATTGGCCGAACGCGAAAGCTTTCCCCTGCTTCTGACGGTGGAGGCCGACCATGCCTGA
- a CDS encoding AAA family ATPase yields MPDSPQLSPALNLGFQRAFDLAKARRHADVALEHLLLALLDDPHAARSLKECGVRVDALRQDLEATLQTVFQPVPEGDPVQPHSTLGFVRVVERSLVQAFSSERGQVEGGELLPAFLEEDDSHARHLLEQHGLKRLTLLKVLSHGPSASKSKPAKKADLHVEEEEVAVAENPLEAYATDLVARAAAGRLDPLMGRDGEITRMAQVLCRRRKNNPLLVGEPGVGKTALVEGLARRIHERNVPAPLENARIYALDLGALVAGSRYRGDFEERLKAVLKALEKEPGAILFVDEMHTLMGAGATSGGAMDAANLLKPALASGELRCIGASTFQDMKGSLDRDRALSRRFQVVEVTEPTPEEALTILHGLKVSYESHHGVKYTDEGLEAAVRLASKHLPERKLPDSALDVLDEAGASQKLLPKKARAKQVGVGEIETVIARMARVPVASVTADDRETLAGLETALKAQIFGQNLACETIAGAIKLARSGLRDPQKPMGSFLFAGPTGVGKTELSKQLAKALGIAFLRFDMSEYQEKHAVARLIGAPPGYVGYEEGGLLTDAVRKSPHAVLLLDELEKAHPDIFGILLQVMDHASLTDSHGRTADFRHTVLVMTTNVGARDLSARQVGFAESGARTSSTGAMERAFSPEFRNRLDAILQFAPLGWAEMGRVADKHLAELQAQLTEKKVLLECTPEARAWLAERGHDPAFGARPMARLIERELRRPLAEALLFGPLAKGGKATADLKDGRLCLSFS; encoded by the coding sequence ATGCCTGATTCGCCGCAACTCAGTCCCGCCCTGAACCTGGGCTTCCAGCGGGCCTTCGACCTCGCCAAGGCCCGGCGCCACGCGGACGTCGCCCTGGAGCACCTCCTGCTCGCCCTGCTGGACGATCCCCACGCGGCCCGCAGCCTGAAGGAGTGCGGCGTGCGGGTGGACGCCCTCCGTCAGGACCTGGAGGCCACCCTCCAGACCGTGTTCCAGCCCGTTCCGGAAGGCGATCCCGTCCAGCCCCACAGCACCCTGGGCTTCGTGCGGGTCGTGGAGCGCTCCCTGGTCCAGGCCTTCAGCTCGGAGCGGGGCCAGGTGGAGGGCGGCGAGCTGCTGCCGGCCTTCCTGGAGGAAGACGACAGCCACGCCCGGCACCTGCTGGAGCAGCACGGGCTGAAGCGCCTGACGCTGCTCAAGGTCCTGAGCCACGGGCCGTCGGCTTCCAAGTCGAAGCCCGCGAAGAAGGCCGACCTCCACGTGGAGGAGGAAGAGGTCGCCGTCGCCGAGAATCCCCTGGAGGCCTACGCCACGGACCTGGTGGCCCGGGCCGCCGCGGGCAGGCTGGATCCGCTGATGGGCCGCGACGGCGAGATCACCCGCATGGCCCAGGTGCTGTGCCGCCGCCGGAAGAACAACCCTCTGCTGGTGGGCGAGCCCGGCGTCGGGAAGACCGCCCTGGTGGAGGGCCTGGCCCGGCGGATCCACGAGCGGAACGTGCCGGCGCCGCTGGAGAACGCCCGGATCTACGCCCTCGACCTGGGCGCGCTCGTGGCGGGCAGCCGCTACCGGGGCGATTTCGAGGAGCGGCTCAAGGCCGTGCTCAAGGCTCTGGAGAAGGAGCCGGGCGCCATCCTGTTCGTGGACGAGATGCACACGCTCATGGGCGCCGGCGCGACGTCGGGCGGCGCCATGGACGCGGCCAACCTCCTGAAGCCCGCGCTCGCGTCGGGCGAACTGCGGTGCATCGGCGCCAGCACGTTCCAGGACATGAAGGGCTCGCTGGACCGCGACCGAGCCCTGTCGCGGCGCTTCCAGGTGGTGGAGGTCACCGAGCCCACGCCGGAGGAGGCCCTGACGATCCTGCACGGCCTGAAGGTGTCCTACGAGTCCCACCACGGCGTGAAGTACACGGACGAGGGCCTGGAGGCGGCGGTGCGCCTGGCCTCCAAGCACCTGCCGGAGCGTAAGCTGCCGGACAGCGCCCTGGATGTCCTGGATGAAGCGGGCGCTTCGCAGAAGCTGCTGCCCAAGAAGGCCCGGGCCAAGCAGGTGGGCGTCGGCGAGATCGAGACGGTGATCGCCCGGATGGCGCGGGTGCCCGTGGCCTCCGTCACCGCCGACGACCGCGAGACCCTGGCCGGGCTGGAGACCGCGCTCAAGGCGCAGATCTTCGGCCAGAACCTCGCCTGCGAAACCATCGCGGGCGCCATCAAGCTGGCCCGGTCGGGTCTCCGGGATCCCCAGAAGCCCATGGGCTCCTTCCTGTTCGCCGGTCCCACCGGCGTGGGCAAGACGGAGCTGTCCAAGCAGCTCGCCAAGGCGCTGGGGATCGCGTTCCTCCGCTTCGACATGAGCGAGTACCAGGAGAAGCACGCCGTGGCGCGCCTGATCGGGGCGCCGCCGGGGTACGTAGGCTACGAGGAGGGCGGGCTGCTGACGGACGCCGTTCGGAAATCCCCCCACGCGGTCCTGCTGCTGGACGAACTGGAGAAGGCCCATCCCGACATCTTCGGGATCCTGCTCCAGGTGATGGACCACGCCTCTCTCACGGACAGCCACGGCCGCACCGCCGACTTCCGCCACACGGTCCTGGTGATGACCACCAACGTGGGCGCGCGGGATCTGTCCGCCCGCCAGGTGGGCTTCGCCGAATCGGGAGCCCGCACGTCCTCCACCGGGGCTATGGAGCGGGCGTTCAGCCCGGAGTTCCGGAATCGCCTGGACGCCATCCTCCAGTTCGCCCCGCTGGGGTGGGCGGAGATGGGCCGCGTGGCGGACAAGCACCTGGCCGAACTCCAGGCGCAGCTGACGGAGAAGAAGGTCCTCCTCGAGTGCACGCCCGAAGCCCGGGCCTGGCTGGCGGAGCGCGGCCACGACCCCGCCTTCGGGGCGCGGCCCATGGCCCGCCTCATCGAGCGCGAACTGCGCCGCCCCCTCGCGGAGGCGCTGCTGTTCGGGCCTCTGGCGAAGGGCGGAAAGGCCACGGCGGACCTCAAGGACGGCCGTCTGTGCCTATCTTTCAGCTGA